Below is a genomic region from Persephonella sp..
TGCCCTTGATGTTTCTGTTCAGCTTCAAATAATCAATCTGATCAAAAAACTGAAAACGGAAAAAGGGATAAGTTTTTTATTTATATCCCATGACCTTAATGTTGTCGGCATGCTTTCTGACAAGATACTTGTGCTGTATAAGGGTAAAGTTATGGAAAAAGGAGATGCCGGGAGTATTCTAAAAAATCCTCTCCACCCATATACCAAAATACTACTTGAGTCCCTCCCCCCTGATCACCCAAAAAGAAGAAAAAATCTTAAATCTATACCAGAAATATACAGAGAGGAGATAAAGGGAGGATGCGTTTTTTATTCAAGATGCCCTACAGCTACAGAGGAATGCAAAAAAGAACCAGCTTACAGAATAACTGACAGCAGGGAGGTTTACTGCCACTTTGTTTGAAACTGAATTACTTCTAAAAATCGGGTTTATATTTATTCTGCTTCTATTATCAGCATTTTTTGCAGGGATAGAGTCCTCTTTTTTTTCAATGGACTGGCTGAAAATAAAAAGAATGGCAAAGGAAGGAAAGAAATCTGCCCGTATTGCAGACTGGCTCAGATCAAGACCTAAAGAACTTGTGGTTACCTTTTTGATAGGAAACGAGCTTGTGAATATCACGGCTTCAGCAATAACCTCAGGACTTGTAATACATTATCTTGGAAAAGAGTATCTTTTTGTGGCAATTGTATTGATGACTATTTTAATTCTTACTTTTGGTGAGATAACACCAAAAACTATAGGCTCTTACTATCCTGAAAGATATGCTCTTTTTGCAGCAAGACCTTTTTATCTTTTTTACATTGCCATAACCCCTTTTAGATTTATTTTTACAAAACTTGCAGAATACATTTTGAAAAAAGCCGGACTTGAACTTCCTGTAGAAAGTCACAAGCTTTCTGAAGATGAACTTCTTTCAATCATTTCAGTAGGTGCAGAAAAAAAGATCTTTTCAGAAGAAGAAAAGGAAGTTATAGAAGCAGCCCTTGAACTACACGAGGTAAGTGTAAGTGAGATAATGACTCCAAGGAGAGACATCTTCGCCATAGAAAAAGGAAAAACTGTGAGAGAAGTTCTGCAGATCATCAAGGATCACGACTACAGCAGAATTCCGGTCTATGAGGGATCTTTAGACAACATAATTGGCATTCTTTATATCAAAGACATTATATTCCTAAAATTTGAAGGGAGAGAGGAAAAGATAGACAGATTTTTAAGAAAACCTTACTTTGTGCCTGAATTCACACCTTTACTTGATCTTATGAAAAAGTTTGAAGAAACAAAAAATCATATAGCCATTGTTGTTGACGAACACGGCACTGTTGTTGGTCTGATAACATTTCAGGACATACTTGAGTTTATAGTTGGTGATAT
It encodes:
- a CDS encoding hemolysin family protein, with amino-acid sequence MFETELLLKIGFIFILLLLSAFFAGIESSFFSMDWLKIKRMAKEGKKSARIADWLRSRPKELVVTFLIGNELVNITASAITSGLVIHYLGKEYLFVAIVLMTILILTFGEITPKTIGSYYPERYALFAARPFYLFYIAITPFRFIFTKLAEYILKKAGLELPVESHKLSEDELLSIISVGAEKKIFSEEEKEVIEAALELHEVSVSEIMTPRRDIFAIEKGKTVREVLQIIKDHDYSRIPVYEGSLDNIIGILYIKDIIFLKFEGREEKIDRFLRKPYFVPEFTPLLDLMKKFEETKNHIAIVVDEHGTVVGLITFQDILEFIVGDIPEEYEVEEPFLQKIDENRWRVSGKLEVEILEEDIGIRLPDDYEFDTVAGFVLDYLKRFPKEGEKFEYEGFRFIIEKMESNRIISVIIEKINNSKQEIREKNV